Proteins encoded in a region of the Nitrospirota bacterium genome:
- a CDS encoding TIGR04283 family arsenosugar biosynthesis glycosyltransferase — protein sequence MAMTISVIIPTLNEERTIMATLAQTVALGFDELIVVDGGSLDQTPLLVESYRLRTQHSVLSPVRLVPGPRGRARQMNEGAKVSRGDILLFLHADTQLPDDAKTVIETAMARPDLIGGRFDVRFDRPSRWGSIISSMMNWRSRVSGIATGDQALFVRRPIFEQMGGFADVPLMEDIDFSHRLKRRGATAALTTTVTTSFRRWEQQGPLPTILLMWALRFLYWIGVPPHTLNRWYGIVR from the coding sequence ATGGCGATGACGATATCCGTCATCATCCCGACGCTCAACGAAGAACGGACGATCATGGCCACCCTGGCACAGACCGTAGCCCTCGGCTTCGATGAGCTGATCGTGGTGGATGGTGGCAGCCTTGATCAGACCCCCCTACTCGTCGAGTCCTATCGACTCAGGACTCAACACTCAGTGCTCAGCCCCGTTCGACTGGTGCCTGGCCCACGCGGACGGGCCCGCCAGATGAACGAAGGCGCAAAGGTCAGCCGCGGAGACATTTTATTGTTTCTCCACGCCGACACGCAGCTTCCAGATGACGCAAAGACCGTGATCGAGACGGCGATGGCCAGACCAGACCTGATAGGCGGACGGTTCGATGTCCGATTTGATCGCCCCTCGCGGTGGGGATCCATCATCAGCAGCATGATGAACTGGCGCTCAAGAGTAAGCGGCATTGCCACCGGCGACCAAGCCCTCTTCGTCCGTCGTCCCATCTTCGAACAGATGGGAGGCTTCGCCGATGTGCCATTGATGGAGGATATCGATTTCTCCCACAGACTCAAACGAAGGGGCGCGACTGCGGCCCTGACCACAACCGTCACCACCTCCTTCCGTCGCTGGGAGCAGCAGGGACCATTGCCGACAATCCTCTTGATGTGGGCACTGCGGTTCCTCTATTGGATCGGGGTGCCCCCTCATACACTCAATCGATGGTATGGAATAGTGAGATAA
- a CDS encoding SDR family oxidoreductase, which yields MAERVALITGGAKGIGRGIALDLAAQQWSVAICYRTSDAEARATAEAITSLGGRALSIRCDVSKPQAAKGLVAQVEQQWGRIDALINGAGPYHRVNLFDETVEGWNEMFDGNLHPIFYLAQAVAPGMKTRKSGHIINFSMANADQMISQPDVTAHYIAKAGVLILTRTLAKLLAPHGITVNAISPGFIDSGSAPPEELAGMTKRIPAGYIGEVSDTVAAVRYLLSDEARYVNGANIQISGAWGV from the coding sequence ATGGCAGAGAGAGTAGCGCTCATCACAGGCGGAGCTAAAGGCATCGGACGGGGGATCGCACTCGACCTCGCGGCACAACAATGGTCGGTCGCCATCTGTTACCGCACGAGCGACGCGGAGGCCAGAGCCACAGCTGAAGCCATCACCAGTCTTGGAGGCCGTGCGCTCTCGATTCGCTGTGACGTCTCGAAACCCCAGGCGGCCAAAGGGCTCGTGGCCCAGGTTGAACAGCAATGGGGACGGATCGACGCCCTGATCAACGGCGCAGGGCCCTACCATCGCGTGAACCTATTCGACGAAACCGTCGAAGGCTGGAACGAGATGTTCGACGGCAACCTCCATCCGATTTTCTATCTGGCGCAAGCCGTCGCGCCGGGCATGAAGACCCGCAAATCCGGGCACATCATCAACTTCAGCATGGCCAACGCCGACCAGATGATTTCACAGCCGGACGTGACGGCCCATTACATCGCCAAGGCCGGCGTCTTGATTCTCACTCGCACGCTAGCCAAACTGCTGGCGCCGCACGGTATTACCGTCAATGCGATTTCGCCAGGCTTTATCGATTCCGGCAGTGCGCCGCCGGAAGAACTCGCCGGCATGACCAAGCGCATCCCTGCCGGCTATATTGGCGAGGTGAGCGACACTGTGGCTGCGGTGAGATATTTACTGAGTGACGAAGCCCGGTACGTGAACGGAGCCAATATTCAAATCAGCGGTGCATGGGGGGTGTGA
- a CDS encoding glutaredoxin domain-containing protein, translating into MADSIQDEINKEVAAHKILIYGKGTKQMPMCGFTRETIQFFDKYGYPFELIDVLTQPSKREALAKMTNWPTLPKVFIDGQFYGDTDVLDPMAAKGEIEPLLKKAFGK; encoded by the coding sequence ATGGCAGATTCCATTCAAGATGAAATTAACAAAGAAGTCGCCGCACACAAGATTTTGATCTACGGCAAAGGCACCAAGCAGATGCCGATGTGCGGGTTCACGCGAGAGACGATACAGTTCTTCGATAAGTACGGGTATCCGTTTGAACTGATCGACGTCCTCACTCAGCCGAGCAAGCGAGAAGCGCTCGCAAAAATGACCAACTGGCCGACGCTCCCCAAGGTGTTCATCGACGGGCAGTTTTACGGCGACACCGACGTGCTGGACCCGATGGCGGCCAAAGGCGAGATTGAGCCGCTGCTGAAAAAAGCATTCGGAAAGTAA
- a CDS encoding DUF3365 domain-containing protein: MHRAHVSLYAAALTILIAGWWGPSAFSAKERPGPPGIPPEKVAAYLYAVIKADRTIYTTEVVNRLQEKGVTTASEHWEQENALMLPAQFLQHAGKLAAESGSGIRYRLISLWPIYRRNAPASDLERSALESLKKNPDQPVTGIVTSGRKQFFQAIYPDVAVSPACINCHNSHQLSTKRDFKLNDVMGGIAITIPLE, from the coding sequence ATGCACCGAGCCCACGTCTCGCTCTATGCCGCAGCCCTCACCATCTTAATCGCTGGATGGTGGGGCCCCTCTGCCTTCTCTGCCAAAGAACGCCCGGGACCACCCGGCATCCCGCCTGAAAAAGTGGCGGCGTATCTCTACGCCGTCATCAAGGCCGATCGCACGATCTACACGACGGAGGTCGTCAATCGACTTCAAGAGAAAGGTGTCACCACGGCCTCTGAACATTGGGAGCAGGAGAACGCGCTCATGTTGCCGGCCCAGTTCCTCCAACATGCTGGCAAACTGGCAGCCGAGAGCGGAAGCGGAATCCGGTATCGATTGATCAGTCTCTGGCCTATTTACCGCCGCAATGCGCCGGCGAGCGACCTGGAGCGGAGCGCGCTGGAGTCGCTCAAGAAGAATCCCGACCAACCAGTGACGGGAATCGTCACCAGCGGGCGTAAGCAGTTTTTTCAGGCCATCTATCCGGACGTCGCCGTGTCACCGGCCTGTATCAACTGCCACAACAGCCATCAGCTCAGTACGAAACGGGATTTTAAGCTCAACGACGTCATGGGTGGGATTGCGATCACCATTCCGCTGGAATAA
- a CDS encoding 2'-deoxycytidine 5'-triphosphate deaminase has product MSTRAPEGILPYQQIKQLIASGAIQADVPIEDRQIQPASLDLRLGRKAYRLLSSFLPELSEITSRLNVLDFYQSDLVMYEIDLTEGAILEKGHVYLVPLLERVTLPKAIRARTNPKSTTGRLDVFTRVVTDLNTGFDEIRAGYTGPLYLEIVPRSFTIKVKTGYSLNQIRFVRGDATVPDRSLQTLHKREPLLYHNLPTKQALATRDFRTDRGLFLRIDLKGDDRSTSPIIGYRAKKNSHVIDLSKVGHYAALDFWEPLYRHRQDSLLLEPEEFYILASKERIRVPAGYAAEMVAFEAACGELRTHYAGFFDPGFGYGQGELHGTQVVLEVRPHDVPFLIHDGQTFFKVVYDRMLARPGQLYGSALGSSYQRQGLTLSKHFKA; this is encoded by the coding sequence GTGAGCACCAGAGCCCCGGAGGGCATTTTGCCCTACCAACAGATCAAGCAGCTGATCGCAAGCGGGGCCATCCAGGCCGACGTACCGATCGAAGACCGCCAGATTCAGCCGGCCAGCCTCGACCTGCGGCTCGGGCGCAAAGCCTATCGGTTGCTCAGCAGCTTCTTGCCTGAGCTGTCCGAGATCACGAGCCGACTCAACGTGCTGGACTTCTATCAGTCCGATCTCGTGATGTACGAGATCGACCTGACCGAGGGCGCCATCCTCGAAAAAGGCCATGTCTATTTGGTGCCGCTGCTGGAACGGGTGACGTTACCCAAGGCCATCCGGGCAAGGACCAACCCCAAAAGTACGACCGGACGGCTGGACGTCTTTACCCGCGTCGTGACGGATCTCAATACGGGATTCGATGAAATCAGAGCCGGCTATACCGGGCCCCTCTATCTGGAGATCGTCCCTCGCTCGTTCACGATCAAGGTAAAGACCGGGTATTCGCTCAATCAAATTCGCTTCGTGCGCGGCGACGCCACCGTGCCGGACCGGTCGCTGCAGACGCTCCACAAGCGGGAGCCCTTGCTCTACCACAACCTCCCCACGAAGCAGGCGCTGGCCACCCGCGATTTCCGAACGGACCGCGGCCTGTTTCTCCGCATCGATCTGAAGGGAGACGACCGAAGCACCTCGCCGATTATCGGCTATCGAGCAAAGAAGAATAGTCACGTCATCGATCTCTCCAAGGTCGGCCATTATGCGGCGCTCGATTTTTGGGAGCCCCTCTACCGCCACCGCCAGGACAGCCTGCTCTTGGAACCGGAAGAATTTTATATTCTCGCATCGAAGGAACGGATTCGCGTGCCCGCCGGCTATGCGGCCGAGATGGTCGCCTTCGAAGCGGCCTGTGGCGAGTTGCGGACCCACTACGCAGGATTTTTCGATCCGGGATTCGGGTACGGCCAAGGCGAGTTGCACGGTACCCAAGTCGTGCTGGAAGTCCGCCCCCACGACGTGCCCTTCCTGATCCATGATGGACAAACCTTCTTCAAGGTTGTATACGACAGGATGCTCGCGCGCCCCGGTCAGCTCTATGGCTCGGCGCTTGGCTCTTCGTATCAGCGCCAGGGCTTGACCCTGAGCAAACATTTTAAGGCCTAG
- a CDS encoding response regulator, with product MSEFKSGFFVGGEACNGRVLVVDDEPDIRKVVKMTLQKAGYDVLEAENGEKAIETINSGENRLMLDVMICDIRMPKVNGAEAIAYFRSNYPHVPLIVLTGFPDTDMATSFLRQGVVDYLVKPVEGEKLRSAVARAMEQRELARL from the coding sequence ATGAGTGAATTTAAATCTGGGTTCTTTGTCGGGGGGGAAGCCTGTAACGGACGGGTGCTGGTGGTGGACGATGAGCCGGATATTCGTAAAGTCGTGAAGATGACGCTGCAGAAAGCAGGCTATGACGTGCTTGAGGCTGAGAACGGTGAGAAAGCCATTGAGACGATCAACAGCGGTGAGAACCGGCTCATGCTGGATGTGATGATTTGCGATATCCGCATGCCAAAGGTCAATGGAGCCGAAGCCATCGCCTACTTCCGCAGCAACTATCCGCATGTCCCGCTCATCGTGCTGACCGGCTTCCCGGATACCGATATGGCGACCTCCTTCCTCCGGCAAGGCGTGGTAGATTATCTCGTCAAACCGGTCGAAGGCGAGAAACTGCGGTCAGCCGTCGCACGGGCCATGGAACAGCGGGAGCTTGCGCGACTGTAA
- a CDS encoding ATP-binding protein — MEYSDPTKVAILGAGRGGRALLDLLHQLPSIEIVGITDRDPSAPGLQRARMLHIPVTTTVRDLIDNHGVQLIMDVTGNPEMETYLKAHKPPTADILSGSASRLLWKMIQHESKLEAELLQAEKLAGIGSFAAGIAHDINNPLQLILGLAENLAEERDLAAVHEQALDIVEAVKRTSAICRDLTRYSRRASPHEDISVSINAKLDEALKIARYASSFHDIEMLKQYQPGAAVKGNPDELLHLFVNLITNAVHAMEQAGGTLTLETRVLGGQVDIRISDTGCGIAPEKIPEIFEPFFTTKAPGKGTGLGLYNVNTIVSKMHGQITVESKVDQGSTFTLTFPHAQSAGEGGL, encoded by the coding sequence ATGGAATATTCCGACCCCACCAAGGTCGCCATTTTGGGGGCAGGTCGCGGCGGCCGCGCGTTGTTAGATCTGCTGCACCAGCTCCCCTCGATTGAGATCGTCGGCATTACAGACCGTGACCCCTCTGCGCCAGGGCTGCAACGCGCGCGTATGCTCCACATCCCCGTGACCACCACTGTGCGGGACTTGATCGACAACCACGGCGTACAGCTGATTATGGATGTCACGGGCAATCCAGAGATGGAGACCTATCTGAAGGCCCATAAACCTCCGACCGCAGATATCCTGAGCGGATCGGCCTCCCGCCTGCTGTGGAAAATGATTCAACATGAATCCAAGCTCGAAGCCGAACTTCTTCAAGCCGAGAAGCTTGCCGGAATCGGCTCATTCGCCGCGGGCATCGCGCATGATATCAACAACCCCTTGCAACTCATTTTGGGCTTAGCAGAAAACCTCGCAGAGGAACGCGACTTGGCTGCGGTCCACGAACAGGCGTTAGACATTGTTGAAGCCGTCAAACGGACGAGTGCCATCTGTCGGGATCTCACCCGCTACTCACGACGCGCATCCCCGCATGAAGACATATCGGTATCGATCAACGCAAAATTGGACGAGGCGCTGAAGATCGCACGGTATGCATCGAGCTTTCACGACATCGAGATGCTCAAACAATACCAGCCCGGCGCCGCCGTCAAAGGGAATCCGGATGAGCTCCTCCATCTCTTCGTCAACCTGATCACGAATGCGGTTCATGCCATGGAGCAGGCGGGCGGCACGTTGACGCTCGAGACCAGAGTCCTCGGCGGACAGGTCGATATTCGAATCTCCGATACAGGCTGTGGCATCGCTCCGGAGAAAATCCCCGAGATCTTCGAGCCGTTTTTCACGACGAAGGCTCCGGGTAAAGGCACGGGTCTGGGACTCTATAACGTCAACACCATCGTCAGCAAAATGCATGGCCAGATCACGGTCGAGAGCAAGGTCGATCAGGGAAGCACCTTTACCCTGACCTTCCCCCATGCCCAATCGGCCGGAGAGGGAGGTCTATGA
- a CDS encoding TIGR04282 family arsenosugar biosynthesis glycosyltransferase: protein MKQPSSQSPDTSRLTLHTALVIFAKAPIPGEVKTRLCPPLTPDEAATLHGSFVLDMLERSKLAVAKLQLPFHRYLACSPSSELVFFKIMEERQNVHLLDQIGEDLGQRMHRTSVDLFAKGYKHVIIVGTDIPTLPLSVYQEAFALLGRSDVVLGPAIDGGYYLIGLKQPTEKLFTGVPWSTDQVLAVTQQKAKTLGLSVGLTTAWRDVDTIADLQSLTTECQEDNKKPKQDRTFSMRTAGTLQLLATRLKTR from the coding sequence ATGAAACAGCCTTCCTCTCAATCGCCTGACACCTCACGCCTTACGCTTCACACGGCATTGGTAATCTTTGCTAAAGCTCCGATCCCTGGCGAGGTCAAAACCAGGCTCTGCCCGCCACTGACCCCTGACGAGGCGGCCACCTTGCACGGCAGTTTCGTCCTCGACATGCTGGAACGATCCAAACTCGCCGTCGCAAAACTGCAGCTCCCGTTCCATCGCTACCTGGCCTGTTCGCCCTCCTCTGAGCTGGTGTTCTTCAAAATCATGGAAGAGCGACAGAACGTCCACCTGCTCGATCAAATAGGAGAGGATCTGGGCCAGCGGATGCACCGCACCTCAGTCGATCTCTTCGCGAAAGGCTACAAACACGTGATCATCGTGGGGACCGACATTCCGACCTTGCCTCTCTCGGTGTATCAAGAGGCGTTTGCGCTCCTAGGCCGTTCGGACGTGGTCTTAGGGCCGGCTATCGACGGCGGGTACTACTTGATCGGCCTCAAACAGCCCACAGAGAAACTCTTTACCGGAGTGCCCTGGTCCACCGATCAAGTCCTCGCCGTCACGCAGCAGAAAGCCAAGACGCTGGGCTTATCCGTCGGACTCACCACCGCCTGGCGCGACGTGGATACCATCGCAGACTTGCAATCGCTCACCACAGAATGCCAGGAAGACAATAAGAAGCCCAAACAAGACCGGACATTTTCCATGCGAACAGCCGGCACCTTGCAGCTGCTCGCAACCAGACTCAAGACTCGATAA
- a CDS encoding ATP-binding protein → MMTPAAPPARTDSRWGLQLKLILSMLLVGVVPLMVGLGLAFWQGSREIQTVNGESFKALAEESARKIDLLVSDEVARTSRIAADPLIIRELEQRRDALQDMTDDERRRTVAKRKEDWETKDPVAVQAITGSNLARLLQEYFSGAKSDADQLIPQVVRSATKMLYVTDIEGNLVTAMTTNPPFANKDTVWWNGAFHHGVGQLFIEDVHFDERAQTYVITISLPIMDRIRYGAIGVIHRVIDAKEFLSPSIAPIRFGKTGHVMLIDYRGIVISCPILPTGVSLSDVQLIPLVTPLQPGWVSAPSDGHGGQSRSIIGFAPVPETSRATNGDLHNGSWHTFVWQASDELFAPIRHLLTWMAVFSLVSVGLMASLGYLAANRIVTPVRRLQAAAQLIGRGQLLEPIDIRTGDEIQDLADEFNRMHRQLEAAFAGLADQVARKTQQVESLIHSTDQILDAVPTPIIMVNQDEQVQYINRVGRDSFQSILESTHSTPLFEILPVDAAVREHLRTELRRVRSGEDVAAIASQTKEAVDVNRARDPLAPAIGAADPSSRQDIQIGSRRYHYQWFRMAGGDQGEDRIGLVFRDTTDDSRLQDQLIQAEKSGSLGTLTAGIGHELNNPLFGILGLGEAIEDETDLERVRSYARDIVQHGRRMATIIRDFTGVATRETSDQRQPVHLERELDQAIATLTGSMDLSGLTIEKTYAGDTTVIALPDQLRQAFANLLMNAIQAMKGRGSLRLTTVPTGTSVVTTIVDSGPGIPKQHLSKIFDPFFTTKGQGDGSGLGLTVARRIIKKFGGDIRIESQEGNGTSCIVTLPVIPLSPPPQEASCTEPTSRSMPQPSPS, encoded by the coding sequence ATGATGACTCCCGCGGCCCCTCCAGCGCGCACCGACTCGAGATGGGGGCTCCAACTCAAACTGATTCTCTCCATGTTGCTGGTGGGCGTCGTTCCTCTCATGGTGGGTCTCGGCCTCGCCTTTTGGCAGGGCTCACGCGAGATCCAGACGGTCAACGGCGAAAGCTTCAAGGCCCTGGCGGAGGAGTCGGCCAGAAAAATCGATTTATTGGTATCTGACGAAGTGGCACGAACGTCACGAATTGCGGCTGACCCGTTGATTATCCGTGAACTGGAACAACGGCGCGATGCCCTCCAGGACATGACCGACGATGAACGCCGCCGCACGGTGGCGAAGCGCAAGGAGGACTGGGAGACCAAAGATCCCGTGGCTGTCCAGGCCATCACGGGAAGCAACTTGGCCCGCCTCCTTCAGGAATATTTCTCGGGAGCCAAGAGTGACGCAGACCAACTGATCCCGCAAGTGGTCCGATCCGCCACCAAGATGCTGTATGTCACCGACATCGAGGGCAATCTGGTTACCGCGATGACCACGAACCCTCCCTTTGCCAATAAAGACACGGTCTGGTGGAACGGCGCCTTCCATCACGGAGTCGGGCAACTCTTCATCGAGGATGTGCACTTCGACGAACGAGCCCAGACTTATGTCATCACCATCTCGCTTCCCATCATGGACCGCATACGGTATGGAGCAATCGGGGTGATCCATCGCGTCATCGATGCCAAGGAATTTCTCTCGCCATCGATCGCGCCGATTCGCTTCGGCAAAACCGGACATGTGATGCTGATCGACTATCGTGGCATCGTCATCAGCTGTCCCATCCTGCCGACCGGCGTCTCGCTCTCCGACGTACAGCTCATCCCCCTCGTCACGCCCCTTCAGCCTGGCTGGGTCAGTGCTCCGAGCGATGGCCATGGCGGACAATCCCGATCGATTATCGGGTTCGCCCCGGTGCCGGAAACCAGCCGTGCCACCAACGGCGATCTCCACAACGGATCCTGGCATACCTTCGTGTGGCAAGCCTCCGACGAACTCTTCGCCCCGATCCGCCACTTGCTCACCTGGATGGCCGTCTTCAGTCTCGTCTCAGTCGGATTAATGGCATCGCTCGGCTACCTGGCAGCCAATCGAATCGTCACACCCGTGCGCCGATTACAGGCCGCCGCACAATTGATCGGGCGCGGTCAGCTGTTGGAGCCCATCGACATTCGAACCGGCGATGAGATTCAGGATCTCGCCGACGAATTCAATCGTATGCATCGCCAATTGGAAGCGGCCTTTGCAGGCCTGGCCGACCAAGTGGCGAGGAAAACCCAACAAGTGGAGTCCTTGATTCACTCGACGGACCAGATCCTGGATGCCGTCCCGACCCCGATCATCATGGTCAATCAAGACGAACAGGTGCAATACATCAATCGGGTCGGACGGGATTCTTTTCAGTCCATACTGGAATCGACTCACTCGACTCCGTTGTTCGAGATCCTCCCCGTCGATGCGGCGGTGCGCGAGCACCTGCGAACAGAACTCAGACGTGTGCGAAGCGGAGAGGATGTCGCCGCCATTGCATCCCAAACGAAAGAGGCCGTGGACGTCAACCGCGCCCGTGACCCATTGGCCCCCGCGATCGGCGCAGCAGACCCCAGTAGCCGGCAGGACATTCAGATTGGTTCACGACGGTATCACTATCAATGGTTCCGCATGGCGGGGGGGGACCAGGGGGAGGATCGGATCGGCCTGGTCTTCAGGGATACGACTGACGACAGCCGCCTGCAAGACCAGCTCATCCAAGCCGAGAAATCTGGCAGTCTCGGAACCCTTACCGCTGGAATCGGGCATGAATTGAATAATCCCCTCTTCGGCATTCTCGGGCTGGGAGAGGCTATCGAAGACGAAACCGACCTCGAACGTGTCAGATCGTATGCCCGCGATATCGTCCAGCATGGCCGCCGAATGGCGACGATCATTCGAGACTTCACCGGCGTCGCCACCCGCGAAACATCGGACCAACGGCAACCGGTCCACCTCGAACGAGAACTCGATCAGGCCATCGCGACACTCACAGGCAGCATGGACCTATCAGGACTCACGATCGAGAAAACCTACGCAGGAGACACCACGGTGATCGCCCTCCCCGACCAACTCAGACAGGCCTTCGCAAATTTATTGATGAATGCCATCCAGGCCATGAAGGGCCGTGGCTCCCTGCGCCTCACGACGGTCCCGACCGGTACATCCGTGGTGACCACAATTGTCGATTCAGGCCCCGGCATTCCGAAACAACATCTGTCGAAAATTTTCGATCCGTTCTTTACGACCAAGGGACAAGGCGACGGGTCCGGGCTTGGCCTCACCGTCGCGCGCCGGATCATCAAGAAATTTGGAGGGGACATCAGGATTGAGAGCCAGGAGGGAAACGGCACCTCCTGCATCGTCACCCTCCCGGTCATCCCGCTTTCGCCACCCCCACAGGAGGCCTCATGCACCGAGCCCACGTCTCGCTCTATGCCGCAGCCCTCACCATCTTAA
- a CDS encoding BolA family protein, protein MITPDVLTDFVRRAMPDAAVTVLDRTGTMDHLKVVVISAAFAGKNLLDRHRMIYQALDVPMKDGRIHALELTAKTTDEA, encoded by the coding sequence ATGATCACGCCAGACGTGTTGACTGATTTTGTACGACGGGCGATGCCGGATGCTGCGGTGACGGTCTTGGACCGGACCGGTACGATGGATCATCTCAAAGTGGTGGTGATTTCGGCAGCATTTGCGGGAAAGAACCTGCTGGATCGACACCGCATGATTTATCAAGCATTAGATGTTCCGATGAAGGACGGGCGGATTCATGCGCTCGAACTCACAGCCAAAACCACAGACGAAGCCTAG
- a CDS encoding polymer-forming cytoskeletal protein, with amino-acid sequence MKHSGFAGDDNITLLAKGVLLKGEIHVDGTVRIDGRLDGVIQTKGQVIIGEDGLVQGMITAGTVISSGRIKAKVTAMERVQLLKTATLIGEVHTPLFIMEEGAKMQGITDMGVTSWPEEQPKLPGSVRDLSAHRAKQVVVLDKDSRGEALR; translated from the coding sequence ATGAAACATAGTGGCTTTGCCGGAGATGACAACATTACCCTGTTGGCCAAAGGGGTCTTGCTGAAGGGCGAGATCCATGTCGATGGGACGGTGCGGATCGATGGCCGCCTCGACGGCGTGATTCAGACCAAGGGGCAAGTCATTATCGGCGAAGACGGACTCGTGCAGGGCATGATTACGGCCGGCACGGTGATCAGCAGTGGTCGCATCAAAGCCAAGGTGACGGCGATGGAGCGTGTGCAGTTGCTGAAGACGGCGACGCTGATCGGTGAAGTCCATACGCCATTGTTCATCATGGAAGAAGGCGCTAAGATGCAAGGGATCACGGATATGGGAGTGACCTCCTGGCCTGAGGAGCAACCGAAGTTGCCGGGCAGCGTCCGGGATCTCTCCGCGCACCGGGCTAAGCAGGTGGTGGTGCTCGATAAAGATTCCCGAGGCGAAGCGCTCCGATAG
- a CDS encoding AI-2E family transporter, translating to MTKPQLFTTVFFAFFSLLLYQIALMFQPFLFPVLWAVILAHMTFPLHVRLTARMSGRDALSASCLTLGILAMVVVPVLLMAVMLVREAVGAELAVQNWIEAGGVQHVPEQLSKLPVIGGALQGLIGRYLLQPDALEALVRSSAQVVSKFFIDQLSDLLKNAFVLLTDFLIILFTLWFLYKDGHRWLQFLYELVPLGEAQKQKIFARMDITIRAVVKGVLLTAIVQGLLAGAAYAVLGAPFAVVLTALTILLAPIPFGGTAFVWGPVVLYFLTVGSMGKALVMLIWGIGVVSTVDQFLRPWLIGQGVQMPVLFLVFSILGGLALYGLIGLFVGPILMSILMTVIAIYREDYHAPVPVVSPNPPAPV from the coding sequence ATGACGAAGCCGCAGCTCTTCACCACCGTATTTTTCGCATTCTTCTCACTGCTCCTCTATCAGATTGCCCTGATGTTTCAGCCGTTTCTTTTCCCCGTATTGTGGGCGGTGATTCTCGCGCACATGACCTTTCCGCTTCATGTGCGGCTGACCGCTCGCATGAGCGGACGCGATGCCCTGTCAGCCTCGTGCCTGACTCTGGGTATCTTAGCCATGGTGGTCGTGCCGGTATTGCTGATGGCGGTGATGCTGGTGCGAGAAGCGGTCGGCGCAGAGCTGGCGGTGCAGAACTGGATCGAAGCCGGTGGGGTCCAACATGTGCCGGAGCAGCTCTCGAAGTTGCCGGTGATCGGAGGCGCACTCCAGGGTCTGATCGGACGGTATCTTCTGCAGCCGGACGCGTTAGAGGCGTTGGTTCGGTCGAGTGCGCAAGTGGTCTCCAAGTTCTTTATCGATCAATTAAGCGACCTGCTCAAAAACGCCTTTGTCCTACTCACCGATTTTCTCATCATCCTATTTACGCTCTGGTTTCTGTACAAGGATGGTCACCGCTGGCTCCAGTTTCTCTACGAGCTCGTTCCGCTCGGGGAAGCGCAAAAACAGAAAATTTTCGCGCGAATGGATATTACGATTCGCGCCGTCGTGAAGGGTGTACTCCTGACCGCCATCGTTCAAGGCCTGTTGGCCGGTGCCGCCTATGCCGTGCTGGGCGCTCCTTTTGCCGTGGTGCTGACCGCGCTCACGATCCTTCTCGCGCCGATCCCGTTCGGTGGCACGGCCTTCGTATGGGGCCCTGTTGTGCTGTATTTTCTCACGGTCGGATCGATGGGGAAGGCGCTGGTGATGCTGATCTGGGGAATTGGCGTGGTATCGACTGTCGATCAGTTTCTGCGACCCTGGCTCATCGGACAGGGCGTCCAGATGCCAGTGCTGTTTCTCGTCTTTAGCATTCTCGGGGGTCTTGCGCTCTATGGTCTGATCGGGCTGTTCGTGGGGCCGATCCTCATGAGCATTCTGATGACGGTGATTGCCATCTACCGCGAGGATTATCACGCCCCGGTTCCCGTTGTCTCGCCGAATCCCCCCGCGCCGGTATAA